One stretch of Niallia sp. XMNu-256 DNA includes these proteins:
- a CDS encoding glycosyltransferase, with protein sequence MNNQPILLVLGMFPWDYSHLSDTIRSMVKSMKHSRLIYINPLAEDRAFTTKWQSKRKENIEIWNPPFSFLPTRYGIHRLREKFSAHSLEQQVVKELGADWRQKTIMYVTPTTLEQSYEYVSALNPEKLILDILDDNLNFPSISEEKKIKLTEMLRSISEQATTVTAVSQYLVDQTKQLLHREDIHYLPNGVDVKMFKTIEDGELADIEAIPHPRVTFVGAITTWIDLPLIERVANMLADTQFILIGPIDPAIEDDSKIRKLKSMENVHFLGAKPYNQVPQYLHASDVLLLPRTMDPYSLACDPLKLYEYLATGKPVVSTNHPSINRFLDFVYTGKTDEEIALGIREALTRGKESIDLQQSVINSLSWETRMNQLMDLVNKNERKTVSLK encoded by the coding sequence ATGAATAATCAACCAATTCTTCTCGTACTTGGAATGTTTCCATGGGATTATAGCCATCTAAGTGATACAATCCGTTCCATGGTAAAATCGATGAAACATTCTAGGCTTATTTATATCAATCCTTTAGCCGAGGATCGGGCATTTACAACGAAATGGCAAAGCAAACGAAAAGAAAATATTGAAATATGGAATCCACCTTTTAGCTTTCTTCCGACTCGCTACGGGATCCATCGTTTGCGCGAGAAATTTTCTGCCCATTCTCTTGAACAACAGGTTGTAAAAGAGCTAGGGGCTGACTGGCGTCAAAAGACGATTATGTATGTTACACCAACGACACTCGAGCAGTCGTATGAATATGTTAGTGCCTTAAACCCGGAGAAATTAATTTTGGACATTCTTGATGATAATTTAAACTTCCCTTCGATATCCGAAGAAAAAAAGATAAAACTAACGGAAATGTTACGATCAATCAGCGAGCAGGCAACAACAGTTACGGCTGTATCTCAGTATTTAGTTGACCAAACAAAACAACTATTACATCGAGAGGATATACACTATCTGCCAAATGGCGTAGATGTAAAGATGTTCAAGACTATTGAAGATGGAGAGTTAGCTGATATAGAGGCAATTCCGCATCCTAGAGTCACCTTTGTCGGCGCCATTACTACTTGGATTGACCTTCCTTTAATCGAAAGGGTTGCAAATATGTTAGCAGATACCCAGTTTATTTTAATCGGCCCTATTGATCCCGCAATCGAAGATGATTCTAAAATAAGAAAATTAAAGTCGATGGAAAATGTCCACTTTTTAGGAGCAAAGCCGTACAACCAGGTTCCGCAATATTTGCATGCTTCAGATGTCCTTCTATTGCCAAGAACGATGGACCCTTATTCACTTGCCTGTGATCCTTTGAAATTATATGAATACTTAGCAACAGGGAAACCAGTCGTTTCCACGAACCATCCGAGTATTAATCGTTTTTTAGATTTTGTTTATACCGGGAAAACAGATGAGGAAATAGCACTTGGAATTCGGGAAGCGTTAACGAGGGGGAAAGAATCCATAGACTTACAGCAAAGTGTGATTAACAGCTTATCGTGGGAAACAAGAATGAATCAGTTAATGGATTTAGTGAATAAAAACGAGAGAAAAACAGTATCATTGAAATAA
- a CDS encoding CDP-glycerol glycerophosphotransferase family protein, producing MVREFIITIYLFVFKLVFDFFNLFPLKNKVTFVVSFGDNSKYVYEEIRKLDKDITVVVLYKGTSNLHFRDYPDIKLIPFETLHIIDILRSIYHLATSNHIFVDNYFGFLAVTDFKKDVECIQLWHASGAIKKFGLEDRSVQFRSSRAQQRFLKVYEKFNKVVVGSDHMANTFINSFHLRKENILRTGVPRTDFYYNKELHAKIKNQFVNAYPELINKKKILYAPTYRDHQLDRFDLKLDLENMQNELGKDYVVLLRLHPAVKNSVNYAETYPGFVYDFSSAQHDINELLVIADYLITDYSSIPYEYSLLNKPMIFFAYDLESYQKERGLGDKYERMVPGPIVKQTTDLIQIIKENQFDYNQIRIYAKKWNKYSTGQSSQRLVQYLFQHDSVAMEVKRQTKTKTSSVSAL from the coding sequence ATGGTTAGAGAGTTTATTATTACCATTTACTTATTCGTTTTTAAGCTGGTATTTGATTTCTTTAACTTATTTCCGCTTAAAAACAAAGTTACATTTGTCGTTTCCTTTGGTGATAACAGCAAGTATGTTTACGAGGAAATCAGAAAGTTAGATAAGGATATTACCGTAGTGGTTCTCTATAAAGGAACTAGCAATCTGCACTTTAGAGACTATCCAGATATAAAATTAATTCCCTTTGAAACGCTCCATATTATAGATATTTTGCGTTCCATTTATCATTTAGCGACATCCAATCATATATTTGTAGATAACTATTTTGGTTTTTTAGCTGTTACCGATTTTAAAAAGGACGTAGAATGTATCCAATTATGGCATGCGTCTGGTGCGATTAAAAAGTTTGGACTAGAAGACCGTTCAGTTCAGTTTCGAAGTAGTCGAGCTCAGCAACGATTCTTAAAGGTTTATGAGAAATTCAATAAAGTTGTAGTTGGTTCGGATCACATGGCTAATACGTTTATAAATTCTTTTCATTTGCGTAAAGAGAATATTCTTAGAACGGGAGTTCCTCGAACGGATTTTTATTATAATAAAGAACTTCATGCAAAGATCAAGAACCAATTTGTAAATGCCTATCCTGAATTAATAAATAAGAAGAAGATACTCTATGCTCCTACGTATAGAGATCATCAACTTGACCGATTTGACCTAAAGCTGGATCTCGAGAACATGCAAAATGAGTTGGGAAAAGATTATGTGGTCTTATTGAGACTACATCCAGCTGTTAAAAACTCAGTAAATTATGCTGAAACTTATCCTGGATTTGTCTATGACTTTTCATCGGCTCAGCATGATATTAATGAGTTATTAGTGATAGCTGATTACTTGATTACGGATTACTCATCGATTCCATATGAATATTCTTTGTTAAATAAACCGATGATATTCTTTGCTTATGATTTGGAATCTTATCAAAAGGAACGCGGTTTAGGGGACAAATATGAACGTATGGTTCCAGGTCCAATTGTTAAGCAAACGACTGATCTTATTCAAATTATAAAAGAAAATCAGTTTGATTATAATCAAATCAGAATATATGCTAAAAAGTGGAATAAATATTCTACCGGACAATCCAGTCAAAGATTAGTTCAATATTTATTCCAACACGATTCTGTAGCAATGGAGGTCAAAAGACAAACCAAAACAAAAACATCCTCTGTTTCTGCTTTATAA
- the tagD gene encoding glycerol-3-phosphate cytidylyltransferase — MKKVLTYGTFDLLHVGHINLIKRAKDLGDYLVVGLSTDEFNAGKNKEAYHSYENRKYILESIKYVDKVIPETNWEQKISDVIENDIDIFVMGDDWKGKFDFLKDYCEVVYLPRTIGISTTKIKSDLHRVNNG, encoded by the coding sequence ATGAAGAAGGTTTTAACATATGGCACCTTTGATTTACTCCATGTAGGACATATTAATTTAATAAAAAGAGCAAAAGACCTTGGTGATTATTTAGTGGTTGGTTTATCAACAGATGAATTTAATGCGGGTAAAAATAAAGAGGCTTATCATAGCTATGAAAACCGTAAATATATTCTTGAATCAATTAAATATGTCGATAAAGTTATTCCTGAAACAAATTGGGAACAAAAAATTAGTGATGTTATAGAAAACGATATTGATATTTTTGTCATGGGTGATGATTGGAAAGGGAAGTTTGATTTTCTTAAAGACTATTGTGAGGTTGTGTACTTGCCACGTACCATTGGAATTTCGACTACAAAAATTAAGTCGGACCTTCATCGTGTAAATAATGGTTAG
- a CDS encoding glycosyltransferase family 2 protein, whose amino-acid sequence MRFSIIIPVYNADKYLTDSIESVITQTVNFNELIEIILVDDGSTDSSKEICLNYKKQYPNNIKYFYCNNSGPGNARNIGINAVSSTSKIIGFLDADDYLSSNTLEEVDSFLSQNESVQLAVIPLYHFEKVNKPHKLNYRFDKGNRIINILEEYSAIHFHIGGCFFRSEQFLNDSKLRFRTDLRFWEDALFINTFLLKNKAYGVISEPKYYYRQRMDEDSLVNSAWYQKSRYTDMIRFCYQELIDESIVKYGKVIPFIQYLIVYHLKLYLTKKNNHIIYEVLNTEEQKVFFEKFVKLIQQFDEKFIIEQKMPFYQKKYLLNLKWNGWPYKETNIQIQKYKITITELSLKGNRWYIEGHFKNKEYIIKETDRLFVKKNDDIYYTSKKILPSDTIIIWNTVVRDYTNAGFKITLPIQCFSFQFGLDTKDGKVHLLNRVNLLKFTIKQKVKKILRK is encoded by the coding sequence ATGCGCTTTTCTATAATTATCCCTGTATATAATGCCGATAAATATTTAACTGACTCAATAGAAAGTGTGATTACTCAAACAGTAAACTTTAATGAATTAATAGAGATTATCTTGGTTGATGATGGGAGTACTGATTCATCAAAAGAAATTTGCTTAAATTATAAAAAACAATATCCTAATAATATAAAGTATTTTTATTGCAATAATTCTGGCCCTGGAAATGCAAGAAATATCGGAATAAATGCTGTATCAAGTACTTCAAAGATCATTGGTTTTCTCGACGCAGATGATTACCTATCCAGCAATACTCTTGAGGAAGTTGATTCATTTTTATCCCAAAACGAATCAGTACAATTAGCAGTCATACCTCTTTATCACTTTGAAAAAGTTAATAAGCCCCATAAACTTAATTATCGATTTGATAAAGGGAATCGAATTATTAACATTTTAGAAGAATACTCAGCCATTCATTTCCATATTGGCGGCTGTTTTTTTAGATCTGAACAATTTCTTAATGATAGTAAACTTCGCTTTCGTACAGATTTAAGATTTTGGGAAGATGCCTTATTTATAAATACCTTTCTGTTAAAAAACAAAGCATATGGGGTTATTTCAGAGCCAAAGTATTATTATAGACAACGTATGGATGAAGATTCACTAGTTAATAGTGCGTGGTATCAAAAGTCACGCTATACGGATATGATACGTTTTTGTTATCAGGAGTTAATTGATGAATCCATAGTAAAATATGGAAAGGTTATACCTTTTATACAGTATTTAATTGTATATCATTTAAAATTATATCTAACTAAAAAAAATAACCATATCATATATGAAGTACTGAATACAGAAGAGCAGAAAGTATTCTTTGAAAAATTCGTTAAATTGATCCAACAGTTCGATGAAAAGTTTATTATTGAACAAAAAATGCCGTTTTACCAAAAAAAGTATCTATTAAATTTGAAGTGGAATGGATGGCCATATAAAGAAACGAATATTCAAATACAAAAGTATAAAATTACAATAACTGAACTAAGTTTAAAAGGGAATAGATGGTATATAGAAGGTCATTTCAAAAATAAAGAATATATCATTAAAGAAACCGACCGACTGTTCGTCAAGAAAAACGATGATATTTATTATACATCAAAAAAAATCCTACCTTCAGATACAATAATTATATGGAATACAGTAGTAAGAGATTATACGAATGCTGGATTTAAAATAACCCTTCCTATTCAATGTTTCTCTTTCCAATTTGGACTAGACACAAAAGATGGTAAGGTACATTTATTAAATCGTGTAAATTTGCTTAAATTTACTATAAAGCAAAAAGTAAAGAAAATATTGAGAAAGTGA
- a CDS encoding SH3 domain-containing protein, whose product MKRFKKLNIAILVICLFFSMIPLQVFATTDLEQFPKVDSMVVYTQDANAKIGLYEEMSIDSRLIAEISNGTEVFVLEKHDGYTNVQYEEPESKEILQGYVKSEHLIPVENEGVVDQTNSAIGESQEVEPGSSQTNSAIGESQEVEPESSQTNSAIGESQEVEPESSQTNSTIGESQEVEPESSQTNSTIGESQEVEPESSQNNSTIGESQEVEPESSQNNSEIGESQEVEPESSQINSEISETQAVEPELSQTNEQEEMEDDVKSLDDTSNTNQVQLTTFSSNTELMEPTKEVTGSTTVLEGIAIKFPTNMYESPSRDSEVLRTFNPGKVLKYYNHSSEWFRSTVSIDGKNRTIYIHKSDVEEKVKDPELLEGLALKDPTNLYALPTRDSEVLRSFNSGKVLKYYTFSTNWYKSSVSVNGKIRTIYIHKSDVGIAEPVTDPVLVQGIALKNPTNMYSLPSRDSKVLRTFNSGKELKFYTYIPNWYSSTVKVNGIDHTIYIHESDVELLVDKPIKEEGIAWINPTNVYALPSRNSKVLRKFSPGSILKYYTYSDNWYKSSTTVNGKVNTIFIHSADIEEANPSSETLQGIALNSETSVHVLPSSGAQKLKTYSKGSTLKFYNYSKNWYKTTVRNQVGYIKKSNIGSVEKSGPSVIKKNTHYDYSFSDMIDIQVTKTPKVDGAGQFIASRSLVEYYANPLNFEFGTDEYYQFLVLSKPAGLSATEINQNILYDKGILKGKGQVFIDAANIHQVNEAYLIAHTLHETGFGESTLSNGIPVDENGNVTRDSLGNISVTEKTYEIVYNMYGYGAVDNDPIDGGAKYAFDRGWFSPELAIIGGAQEVVANYISQGQDTLYKMRWNPANPGEHQYATHVIWATAQTKNIASIYRMLNSFTLNYDVPNFNGSLATSTKPAAEDQYAVLPVAEGITGKTTENVNLRTYPTGPIIRTLDNGTNIEVVGQNGGWYKVRLSGELGWLSGDYVSLENALQITTSALNVRNQPNTTSSSIIGTIYNGEIVSGVIDSNGDFIKSGNWYKINYKNAEGWISGGYVKELK is encoded by the coding sequence ATGAAGCGGTTTAAAAAATTGAATATTGCTATTTTAGTCATTTGCTTGTTTTTTTCAATGATACCATTACAGGTTTTTGCTACTACTGATTTGGAACAATTTCCTAAAGTTGATAGTATGGTTGTTTATACTCAAGATGCTAATGCAAAGATTGGGTTATATGAAGAAATGAGCATAGATAGTAGACTAATAGCTGAAATTAGTAATGGTACTGAAGTTTTCGTTTTGGAAAAGCATGATGGTTATACAAATGTACAATACGAAGAGCCCGAAAGTAAAGAAATATTACAAGGCTATGTTAAAAGTGAACATTTGATTCCTGTAGAGAATGAGGGAGTAGTAGACCAAACTAATTCTGCAATTGGTGAATCACAAGAAGTTGAACCAGGATCATCTCAAACTAATTCTGCAATTGGTGAATCACAAGAAGTTGAACCAGAATCGTCTCAAACTAATTCTGCAATTGGTGAATCACAAGAAGTTGAACCAGAATCATCTCAAACTAATTCTACAATTGGTGAATCACAAGAAGTTGAACCAGAATCATCTCAAACTAATTCTACAATTGGTGAATCACAAGAAGTTGAACCAGAGTCATCTCAAAATAATTCTACAATTGGTGAATCACAAGAAGTTGAACCAGAGTCATCTCAAAATAATTCTGAAATTGGTGAATCACAAGAAGTTGAACCAGAGTCATCTCAAATTAATTCTGAAATAAGTGAAACTCAAGCGGTTGAACCAGAATTATCTCAAACTAATGAACAAGAAGAAATGGAAGATGACGTAAAATCCCTTGATGATACTTCTAACACGAATCAGGTTCAATTGACAACATTTAGTTCTAATACGGAGCTAATGGAGCCAACGAAAGAGGTTACGGGTTCAACAACAGTTTTAGAAGGCATCGCCATTAAGTTTCCGACAAACATGTATGAATCTCCATCAAGAGATTCAGAGGTTTTAAGAACTTTTAATCCTGGTAAAGTATTAAAGTATTATAATCATTCATCTGAATGGTTTAGATCAACTGTTAGTATTGATGGAAAAAACAGGACAATTTATATTCATAAATCTGATGTTGAGGAAAAGGTCAAAGATCCTGAATTATTAGAAGGACTTGCGTTAAAAGATCCTACAAACCTGTATGCACTACCGACTAGGGATTCAGAAGTGTTAAGGAGCTTCAATTCTGGAAAAGTATTAAAATACTATACGTTTTCAACAAACTGGTATAAATCCTCGGTAAGTGTAAACGGTAAGATTAGGACAATTTATATTCATAAATCGGATGTTGGTATTGCTGAACCAGTTACTGATCCTGTATTAGTTCAGGGAATTGCTTTAAAAAACCCAACAAATATGTATTCATTACCGTCTAGGGATTCAAAGGTATTAAGAACCTTTAATTCAGGGAAAGAACTCAAGTTTTATACTTATATTCCTAATTGGTACAGTTCGACTGTAAAAGTAAATGGTATTGATCATACTATCTATATTCATGAATCTGATGTTGAGTTACTAGTGGACAAACCCATTAAGGAAGAAGGGATTGCTTGGATTAATCCAACCAATGTATATGCACTTCCATCTAGGAATTCAAAAGTGCTAAGGAAATTTAGTCCGGGCTCCATCCTTAAATATTATACCTATTCGGACAATTGGTATAAGTCTTCAACAACAGTGAATGGAAAAGTAAATACAATTTTTATCCATTCTGCTGATATAGAGGAAGCGAATCCTTCATCAGAAACATTACAGGGGATTGCTTTAAATTCGGAGACCAGTGTACATGTGCTCCCTTCTTCTGGTGCTCAAAAACTCAAAACATATAGTAAAGGATCTACATTAAAGTTTTATAATTACAGTAAAAATTGGTATAAGACTACGGTGAGAAACCAGGTAGGCTATATTAAAAAATCAAATATCGGATCTGTGGAAAAATCTGGACCTAGTGTGATCAAAAAAAATACACACTATGATTATAGTTTTAGTGACATGATTGATATTCAAGTGACTAAAACTCCAAAAGTTGATGGAGCTGGACAGTTTATTGCAAGTCGGTCATTAGTTGAGTACTATGCTAATCCTTTGAACTTTGAATTCGGAACAGACGAGTATTACCAATTTTTGGTACTGTCAAAACCTGCAGGCTTAAGTGCTACAGAAATAAATCAAAATATCCTCTATGATAAAGGGATATTGAAGGGAAAAGGACAGGTGTTTATTGATGCAGCGAATATTCATCAGGTTAATGAAGCATATTTGATTGCACATACTCTTCATGAAACTGGATTTGGAGAGTCTACTTTATCAAATGGTATTCCGGTAGACGAGAATGGCAATGTAACAAGAGATTCTTTAGGGAATATTAGCGTGACAGAAAAAACTTACGAAATTGTTTATAATATGTACGGATATGGTGCCGTAGATAATGATCCAATTGATGGCGGGGCTAAGTACGCATTTGATAGAGGGTGGTTTTCACCGGAATTGGCAATTATTGGTGGAGCGCAGGAAGTAGTAGCAAACTATATTAGTCAGGGCCAGGATACACTTTATAAGATGCGTTGGAATCCCGCAAATCCTGGTGAACATCAATATGCAACACATGTAATTTGGGCTACTGCTCAAACAAAAAACATTGCATCCATTTATAGAATGCTTAATTCTTTTACATTGAATTATGATGTACCAAACTTTAATGGTTCACTTGCTACTTCCACAAAACCAGCTGCAGAAGATCAGTATGCTGTACTTCCTGTAGCAGAGGGTATAACTGGAAAAACAACTGAAAATGTTAACCTTAGAACATATCCTACTGGACCAATAATTAGGACTTTGGATAACGGTACAAATATAGAAGTCGTTGGTCAAAATGGTGGGTGGTATAAAGTAAGATTATCTGGCGAACTGGGATGGTTATCCGGTGATTATGTTTCGTTAGAAAATGCACTTCAAATAACTACCTCCGCGTTAAATGTTCGAAATCAACCTAATACAACAAGTAGCTCCATTATAGGAACCATATATAATGGTGAAATAGTTAGTGGTGTGATTGATTCTAATGGTGATTTTATTAAAAGTGGTAATTGGTATAAGATTAACTACAAGAATGCTGAAGGTTGGATCAGTGGCGGCTATGTTAAAGAATTAAAATGA
- a CDS encoding CDP-glycerol glycerophosphotransferase family protein, producing the protein MEEMNEFKRDFYFSIVMAVYNVEEYLEEAIESLLKQTLNFEKYVQLILVNDGSLDNSKDICIKFKKKYPANVVFIDKENGGVSSARNAGLDKAVGKYINFLDPDDKLSPKTLENVYKFFEEKGNGIDVVSIPIFWFDQAKGKHLLNYKYTSNRIINILKEYKSIQMSSSSSFVRKSAIGNIRFNESLKYGEDAEWLNKIILTKCEYGVVKNARYLYRKRSTQTSATQRSLNDKDYYLHSLNNFSFSLINVSLEKLSFVPEYIQYMLMYDLQWRLNNNQIGTLMNAEETNQFLLKLRELLGFINDEVILAQTHLNLQRKNYLLRIKYNQSYNEFYHQFISPNNAALLHDNKVMNILGDNRLAIELINIEGYELLVEGHFTSLFENEEIKLVALFGNRLYEAESVDRFYKDVNVFGETINKAKGFKFKIPLSIVEENGESIQFLAQIKETKVPLNVIFASKSFISAKGYSYYKKNGYIISYNNKINKIIIEKSNLRLLLRKELALQKQLFKINKIGSRKAMLVRLIFLIREYFSKQPIWLFMDRVNKADDNAEVLFEYSIKQNDDIKKYFVINKDCEDYVRLKQIGKVIPYGSRKHKMYMLLADKVISSHADEFIVNPFGKMKKYYKDLLNFDYIFLQHGITKDDISDWLNKYKKNIRLFITAANKEYESIVNGHYDYDKKEVVLSGFPRFDKLKDEDKKRILIMPTWRSNLVAKINPITGERQYNPLFKESTYFKAFNDLLKNKELINAAKENDYKIVFFPHPNIMQQLSDYQIDSSIEVADINSSYRNHFNQSSILITDYSSVAFDFAYMKKPVIYYQFESNHLEQGYFDYEKMGFGTVLKESKDVADRIIEYMNNECEMENKYKERVNQFYSYTDSNNSKRVYDAIKEINKN; encoded by the coding sequence ATGGAGGAAATGAACGAATTTAAAAGGGATTTTTACTTTTCTATAGTTATGGCAGTTTACAATGTGGAAGAATATTTAGAAGAAGCTATTGAAAGTTTATTAAAACAAACTTTAAACTTCGAGAAATATGTTCAATTAATATTAGTTAATGACGGTAGTTTAGATAATAGTAAAGACATCTGTATCAAATTCAAGAAAAAATATCCTGCTAATGTTGTATTTATTGATAAGGAAAATGGTGGAGTAAGTAGTGCAAGAAATGCGGGTTTAGATAAAGCAGTAGGAAAATATATTAATTTTTTAGATCCCGATGATAAATTATCACCTAAAACATTAGAGAATGTATATAAATTTTTTGAGGAAAAGGGAAATGGGATTGATGTAGTATCTATACCTATTTTTTGGTTTGATCAAGCAAAGGGTAAACATTTACTGAATTATAAATATACATCTAATCGAATTATAAATATTCTTAAAGAATATAAATCCATTCAAATGTCATCTTCCAGTTCATTTGTTAGAAAAAGTGCGATTGGTAACATACGTTTTAATGAATCTTTAAAATATGGTGAAGATGCTGAATGGCTAAATAAAATTATATTAACTAAATGCGAGTATGGCGTAGTAAAGAATGCAAGGTATTTATACCGTAAAAGGAGTACTCAAACTTCTGCAACTCAACGATCTTTAAATGATAAAGATTATTATCTCCACAGTTTAAATAACTTTTCTTTTAGTTTAATAAATGTGTCTCTTGAAAAGTTAAGCTTTGTACCTGAGTACATACAGTATATGCTAATGTATGACTTACAATGGCGTTTAAATAATAATCAAATTGGTACTCTCATGAACGCTGAAGAGACAAATCAATTTTTGTTGAAATTAAGAGAGCTATTGGGCTTTATAAATGATGAGGTAATTTTAGCTCAAACTCATTTAAACCTACAGCGAAAAAATTATTTATTAAGAATTAAATACAATCAAAGTTACAATGAGTTTTACCATCAGTTTATTTCACCAAATAATGCAGCTCTATTACATGATAATAAAGTAATGAACATTTTAGGTGACAATCGCTTGGCTATTGAACTAATAAACATTGAAGGTTATGAGTTGTTGGTAGAAGGACATTTTACTTCTCTATTTGAAAATGAAGAAATAAAGTTAGTAGCCTTATTCGGTAATCGTTTATACGAAGCAGAATCTGTAGATCGCTTTTATAAAGATGTAAATGTATTCGGTGAAACAATTAATAAAGCGAAGGGTTTTAAGTTTAAAATTCCTTTAAGTATAGTTGAAGAAAATGGTGAAAGTATTCAATTTCTAGCTCAAATTAAGGAAACAAAGGTTCCGTTAAATGTGATTTTTGCGAGTAAGTCGTTTATATCAGCTAAAGGGTATTCTTATTATAAAAAAAATGGTTATATAATTTCATATAACAACAAAATCAATAAGATTATAATTGAAAAAAGTAATTTAAGGCTTTTACTTAGAAAGGAACTTGCTTTACAAAAGCAATTATTTAAAATAAATAAAATAGGTTCAAGGAAGGCTATGCTAGTTCGATTAATATTTTTAATACGGGAATACTTTAGCAAACAGCCTATCTGGTTATTTATGGATCGTGTTAATAAGGCAGATGATAATGCCGAGGTTTTATTTGAATACTCTATAAAACAAAATGATGATATAAAGAAGTACTTTGTAATAAATAAGGATTGCGAAGATTATGTGAGGTTAAAGCAAATAGGTAAGGTTATTCCATACGGATCTAGGAAGCATAAAATGTATATGCTTTTAGCTGACAAAGTGATTTCATCTCACGCAGATGAATTTATAGTTAATCCATTTGGAAAAATGAAAAAGTATTATAAGGATTTGTTGAATTTCGATTATATATTCTTGCAACATGGGATTACAAAAGATGATATTTCAGATTGGTTAAATAAATATAAAAAAAATATACGATTATTTATTACAGCTGCTAATAAAGAATATGAGTCAATTGTTAATGGACACTATGATTATGATAAAAAAGAGGTTGTTCTGTCTGGTTTCCCACGGTTTGATAAATTAAAGGACGAAGATAAGAAAAGGATCTTAATTATGCCTACTTGGCGAAGTAATTTAGTAGCGAAAATTAATCCTATAACAGGAGAACGTCAATATAATCCTTTGTTTAAAGAGTCTACTTATTTTAAAGCTTTTAACGACTTATTAAAAAATAAAGAATTAATAAATGCTGCAAAGGAAAATGATTATAAAATTGTATTTTTCCCCCATCCAAATATTATGCAGCAATTAAGCGATTATCAAATTGACTCATCAATTGAAGTAGCCGATATAAACAGCAGTTATCGTAATCATTTTAATCAGTCGAGTATTCTAATTACAGATTATTCATCGGTTGCTTTTGACTTTGCTTATATGAAAAAACCGGTAATATACTATCAATTTGAATCAAATCATTTAGAGCAGGGGTATTTTGATTATGAAAAAATGGGATTTGGTACTGTATTAAAGGAAAGTAAGGATGTTGCGGATCGTATCATTGAATATATGAACAATGAATGTGAAATGGAAAATAAGTACAAAGAAAGAGTTAATCAATTCTATTCATATACAGATAGTAATAATTCCAAGAGAGTGTATGATGCAATAAAAGAAATAAATAAAAATTAA